One Armatimonadota bacterium DNA segment encodes these proteins:
- a CDS encoding biopolymer transporter ExbD produces the protein MRLPRQDYRRARLEIIPMIDTVFFLLVFFMVASLSMTLERGMRVNLPRARAAQREALTKVTVSLTRDGKFYVDQQPTSPGALAPALRRRIADNPQVVVVINADERVEHGRVIAVMDAAKQAGAARMAIATRGG, from the coding sequence ATGCGACTGCCTCGCCAAGACTATAGGCGCGCGCGCCTCGAGATCATCCCCATGATCGACACCGTCTTCTTCCTGCTGGTGTTCTTCATGGTGGCAAGCTTGAGCATGACCCTCGAGCGGGGCATGCGCGTGAACCTGCCGCGCGCGCGGGCGGCGCAACGAGAGGCCCTGACCAAGGTGACCGTCAGCCTCACCCGCGACGGCAAGTTCTACGTTGACCAGCAGCCGACGAGCCCCGGGGCGCTGGCGCCGGCACTGCGCCGGCGCATCGCGGACAACCCGCAAGTCGTGGTCGTCATCAACGCCGACGAGCGCGTCGAGCATGGCCGCGTGATAGCGGTGATGGACGCGGCAAAGCAGGCCGGCGCGGCGCGGATGGCTATCGCCACGCGCGGCGGCTGA
- a CDS encoding energy transducer TonB, with protein sequence MGLGSGSRQGDLPGAGGGGSGEVAGAGSGSGAGPGPGSGSGGASGGGDGGAGATGSSASGGGAASGGGGSHVSRLADRTLPALVRRVNPLYPVAAQVEGVQGSVKLRVTVTKEGKVSAVKVVTSSGDARLDGAAISAVKQWRYRPAVQDGMPREVATYATLTFSLE encoded by the coding sequence GTGGGGCTCGGCTCCGGCAGCCGGCAGGGAGACCTGCCGGGAGCGGGCGGCGGCGGGTCGGGAGAGGTCGCGGGTGCAGGGAGCGGCTCCGGAGCAGGCCCCGGGCCCGGTTCCGGCAGCGGCGGCGCCTCCGGCGGGGGCGATGGCGGAGCAGGGGCAACCGGGTCGAGCGCGAGCGGCGGCGGGGCGGCAAGCGGCGGCGGCGGCAGCCACGTGTCGCGCCTGGCGGATCGTACGCTGCCGGCGCTGGTGCGGCGCGTCAACCCGCTGTATCCGGTGGCGGCCCAGGTGGAGGGGGTACAGGGTTCGGTCAAGCTGCGAGTCACGGTCACCAAGGAGGGCAAGGTCAGTGCGGTGAAGGTCGTCACCTCGTCGGGGGACGCAAGGCTCGACGGCGCCGCGATAAGTGCGGTGAAGCAGTGGCGCTACCGGCCGGCGGTGCAGGATGGAATGCCGCGGGAGGTGGCTACCTACGCGACTCTCACCTTCTCCCTCGAGTAG